In a genomic window of Rhinolophus ferrumequinum isolate MPI-CBG mRhiFer1 chromosome 2, mRhiFer1_v1.p, whole genome shotgun sequence:
- the LOC117014579 gene encoding olfactory receptor 5AC1-like, producing MEANKTQVTEFVLTGLTDRPGLQVPLFLLFLVIYLTTMLGNLGLILLIWRDPHLHIPMYISLGSLAFADACSSSSVTPKMLINFLSKNHMISLAECITQFYIFASSANTECFLLVVMAYDRYVAICNPLLYPVVMSNIFCIQLLSVSYIIGFLHPMMHIALLFRLTFCKSNVIHYFYCEILQLFKISCTDPGVNMLLIFIFSVFIQAFTFMTIMVSYTRVLFAILKKKSEKGRSKAFSTCSAHLLSVSLFYGTLFFMYVRPGSGPAEDYDKMYSLFYTIVIPLLNPFIYSLRNREVIGALRRIINK from the coding sequence ATGGAGGCAAACAAAACACAGGTGACTGAGTTTGTTCTCACAGGACTTACAGATCGTCCAGGGCTGCAGGTCCCCCTGTTCCTGCTGTTCTTGGTCATCTACCTCACCACCATGCTGGGCAACCTGGGACTGATTTTACTCATCTGGAGGGACCCCCACCTTCACATCCCCATGTACATATCCCTTGGGAGTTTAGCCTTTGCAGATGCTtgttcttcctcctctgtgactCCTAAGATGCTAATTAATTTTTTATCTAAGAATCACATGATATCCCTTGCTGAGTGCATCacccaattttatatttttgcttccaGTGCAAACACAGAATGTTTCCTCCTGGTAGTGATGGCCTATGATCGCTATGTAGCCATATGTAACCCCTTGCTTTATCCAGTGGTGATGTCCAATATCTTCTGCATTCAATTATTAAGTGTTTCGTATATTATTGGGTTTCTTCATCCCATGATGCATATTGCTTTGTTATTTAGATTAACTTTCTGCAAGTCCAATGTAATACATTATTTCTACTGTGAAATTTTACAACTGTTTAAGATTTCCTGTACTGATCCTGGAGTTAATATGCtcctgatttttatattttcagtctttatacAAGCTTTCACTTTTATGACCATCATGGTCTCTTATACCCGTGTCCTCTTTGCCATCCTGAAAAAGAAGTCTGAAAAAGGCAGGAGCAAAGCCTTCTCCACGTGCAGTGCCCACCTGCTCTCTGTCTCCTTGTTCTATGGCACTCTCTTCTTCATGTATGTGCGTCCTGGGTCTGGCCCCGCTGAAGATTATgacaaaatgtattctttattttatacaaTCGTAATTCCCCTGCTAAATCCTTTTATTTACAGTctgagaaacagagaggttaTCGGTGCCTTGaggagaataataaataaataa